atgcattcaattaatggtgtctatgcttggtaacaatttgaaaatttatttaatttccttagAAAATTGCATTAgcctttgtggagttgttcttgtATGTCGAAGCAAAGCCTAGTAGAGTTTCACTAAAAGTCATCCTTCATCCTTGCATTCTTAGGCATAGTTTAATATCTCTCAATCCTCAACTTTTGTATTTTCTTTATTAAACATCTAGTAGTAGTAGTAAGAGAGCTATATTGCATATCATTCAAAAAACATTCCTTGAAAGTTAGATATCCATCCCTTAAGAAGTACGTAAAGCCCCTTGGAGTAACAACAATTACATTGaccaattgagcttatccacaagtcgagacctgacaatagaaaccttggagtcttccaattgatcacacagtttagcatttgggaagattttgctcaagaaaggataagatactttggtattttattatgtgtttgaagTGTCTAAAAAACACATCTACACATACCTGATTGCAATTGGAAGTTTGAAGCATGCAACAAAGTCCATTAACTTTGGCATTCCACTTATTCTAAGCAAATTGAGCTAATTTTCAAATAATCCTTGACCTCAATATCGGATGAttgtcaaaagaattttcagatattctCAAACTATTGAACATAAGATTAAATTCAATGAGAGCTCAGAAGAATCTCACTCTTACTGGATATTGTGATGGAGATAGGGCAAGGAATATTGATAACCAAATATCAACTTCAGAGTACTGCTTCATTTTAAATGGAGGTGTAAATTTACAGACAAGAAAGAACTGACAATTCTCTTTCAAATGCTATTAGTACATTGCAACTCGTCAAATCATAAAGTAATAAATATTGTCGAGAAAATTGTTGCAACCTATCGATATTACTCAAACGTAACCTGCAGAGTTGAAACATCATGGTCAAAGTTGCATTGTATTATAGAATTCAAGGTTTCAAAGAACTAAGCACACTTAAGTGAAGTATCATATTCTTTGTGAACAAGTTGAAAAGAACATTGTGCAGATTGAATATTATGCAACAAGAAACGATGGTGGTGGCTACATTATAACAAACAAATTGCCAAAAGCTATGTTTGAGCTTTGTAAAAACGGATACCGTGCAACAATTTAGCTGAAAGATATTTGGTTAAATGGAAGGCTTATATATAGGAAAATGGTGTTGAAGTAGAAAAATAACCATTGTGCTCAAGAATTTTATTTTCAATGATACAGCACATGTAAAATGTGTTCTTAACGTGAGTTTAAATTGGAAAGGTAGAGGCAAAATAAGTTGAGTACTTTAGTAGGACTGTTCAACACTAATTTTAGTCCACAAGAAGTTAACCATTAAATAATGTGAATGGTTAATAAGATATTCCAAAATATATTTTAATCTAAGTGTCAATTCTTGCACAATATTCTATTTTTCCTGATCTGCATTTTCTGTTTGGTAATTTGTATAAACATCATAAGGAGTTTGTTCTTGGTCTTGCTGAACAGAACAGAGTCATAGCCAGACTCCCCAAAATGACCCCTCATAGCAGGTACTCCCCAAGTTTGATTTCTTGCACAATATTCTATTTTTTTCTGATCTgcattttctttttggtaatttgTGTAACATCTTAAGGAGTTTGTTCTTGTTGCACACAACAGAGTCATGGGCAGATTCCCCAAAATGACACCTCATACCACGTACTCATAGCTATAACATAAAACCAACagtaattaacaaaaataaaacaataatttaaaACTTGAAGGGAAAGGAGCGGTGCCTAAGATAAAACTGATTTGacttacaaattttattttaaaacttaagtaaagaaatcacatgactaatggaACAGCCTGGGTTTTTGGTCAACTTTATATACAACAATAGTACAATTCAAAGCATTAAATGAGTTTAAAAAAGAAAAAGGGGAACCCAGAAACATTTACATACAACGCACTGAAGCATCTGACACTTGTTCAAACACTGGTGGACAAATCATCATAAcccaaggaaagaaaaaaaaactatGATATTATCGAAGCATGAATTCGGAATTGGAACTATTGAATGAATCAATTTTGACCACCTATGTAACACCATTTAGCTCCCAAGTTTAAAGGCATCCACAAAAAGGCCCAAGCAGACTCCTGCTTTCCAGAAGTTTACCATAACCACTAAAGACTGTAGTTTGCGTATAGGTATAGGGTTTCTATACATTAGTATACCAATGCCCTCAATTGCAGCAACTACAATACCAGCAACCAAAACATCCCAATCACCTGTTTGTCCTATAATTGTAGCCAAAGCATTTGCTGTATAATAACCTAAGAGTAGAAGAAATGTTTTCATTGGAAAATTGCTTCGGGCTCCATTAATTTTATTTAAGAGTCGACTTCCACTAGCTTGAATTATTCTACCCAAGCGAGTACTTCCAAGGCCTGTTCTGGGAATATCTTCATTGACTGTGCCCTCATTTCTGTCTGAATTTGCTCCTGTATCTAAAACAAAACTTACCTGGCGAGCTCCTCTCTTTGAACTGTCACTGCAtagaaacaaacaaaaaatagCTTCAGCACTATATTACCAGTTTTGAAACAACCAATCACCTTCTAAAAGATGCACAATGCTGAGTCGAACAAAAATCATTGGGAAACAGACTGGAAGACTTGTTGTCCAAGACATTGCCAAATTTCACCCTGTAATATTTTCTGAAACAAATGATAAATCATGCATTTGTATAACTTAAATATATTTAAAACCACAATGCAAAATCTCATTATTCAGTTATCATGAATCAAAACAAAAACTGGTGAAAATCTGCAATTCATGTGTGTTTTAGATCTATAAATAAGGAAATGTTTCTCAAACAAATGTAAATCACAGTTCCACCACAAAATCAACTGAAATTTTAGTACAAAATAAAACCAAAGAAAAGAAACCATCCATATCAAACGGGGGACTGGCAAATATGACATAAATTTCAGCACGGCCAAGGCCAGAAAATAACAAATTTTTCATCTGAAACATCATTTCTTAATAGCTTTTCTATTTCAACTGGCAAATGTTTAGGAATCCCTTATCTATGGTTCTGCATCTCTGACATGTACGAGACAAATCCCCAGTGTTTTACAGGTATCTGGTGATGACTGAGACACAACCTTGTATCCTCAAAACACAGGAAACATAGGGGCCACATCCCTGTGACCAAGGGACACACTGTATAAAATACTAGATTTAAAAGAAAATTTTCACCAAGTGATTCAATTATAAACTCTCTAATTTGATTTTGAAAACTTACTTTCATAATTCCACTTGCTCTATTACTGTGTTAGGAAATGATTTGATCATTTTTAAAATGGTGTCAGCAAAGGATTATGTGCCGGTGTATTTTGGAAAGAAAGGAAATCAATTTGAAAAGTGTATACTTAATCAAGACAAAGTTTGAGAGAAGACATTCTTGTTTATCCATTGTTTACCCGTGCTTGTTTGTCTATCATTGGAAATTGGGCAGAATTCCCCTAATTTCTATAGCTAATTAATGGACGAAAACCCCTGAACTAGTCATGATAGTCTCACACAGGGATTGTATTTGGTCTTCACTGATTTGTTGTTTGGCCAGCTCCTACAGCACCTGTTTGTCTAAATATTTAGATGCCTCCCTTAGTACCTAGGAATTGTAATTCTGGTTGTTGTAGGTTGCTATATCTCTGATAATAATATCGCTACCGTTATTCTTGAAAGTTCTGGCAAACTAAATTGTCTGTAAATGTAATTCTTCGGAGTAATAAGAGGATTAACCAATTACCGATTGTGTTCATTGATCATTTTGCGAAGGTTTATCATTCACTTCTGCATGTACAATTAAGTATATTATTTATTGCAATAGATCTGAtttgaaataatatttaataattggtATCTTGTAGAGTTAATTAGAAATATACAATATCCCTAATATGGCATAGGTATCAGAGTTAAGTCCATGCCCCACTCCCCACTTGGAATCAAGGGCCAACATATTTTGGTGAAAAGTGGATACACAAGATGGCAAATAGATGGGGGCACAAATTTACAGAGGAAGAAAAGGCTGGAGCTATGTTTGAACCTGTGATCAATTTGAATGCAGGCAAGAGAGAAATGGCTCAAACattaaacaagaaaacaatcaagaatAGATACCCCATTCTGGATGAATTGATAGACGAGTTACATGAACTGTATACTTCTCAAGGATTGATATGCATTCAAGGTACCATTAGATCTAAATGAGGAATGAAGATGTTCATAAGATTGCTTTTAAATGTCACCACTTTCACTTTAAATTCTTAGACATGCTctttggcttgactaatgctcCTACAACATTTCAATCATGCATGAATAAGGTATTCAGCAAACAATTAAGAAAGTCTGTCTTGGTTTTCTTTGACGATATCCTAATATACAGTAAAACTTGGGAAGAGCACTTGAAGCAGCACTCATTCTTTGTTAAACAATCAAAAGTGCAAATTTCGGCTTGAGGAGATTTTGTAGTTGAGTCATGTCATCAATGAACACAGGGTCCAAGTGGACCAGCAAAAGATTTTAAGGATTAGCCATCCCCTAAGAATGTCTCACAGTTAAAAGAATTCCTAGGGTTATGTATCTACTGTAAAAGGTTTGTAAAAGGATTCTTTTAGCTCAGTATCACTCATATATCTGACTAAGAAGGGAGCATTTAAGTGGATAAATGCTGATGATGGTTCACGGAGTGTGACCCAAAATGTTGATCCAAAAGTTcagacacaatcaaatccagaaacaagaAATAATTTttgatatggattgtggaaatctatttGCACTAATGGATAAATGCTACCAAGCAGACTTTCAACAAACTAAAAAAGTAATGTGTTCATGTCTAATGCTTGTTGTCCCAAATTTTACACTGCCACTTatgttggaatgtgatgcttctAGTGAAGGCATTGGAGTTGTTTTGATGCAACAACAGCATCCCATTGCTTTTGAAATTGGGACTAACAAAGGCAGAAAAGAAGTTTTATCTTTACGATAAGGAGATGCTAGCAATGATGCATGCCTTAGTGAAGTTTGTGGTTAATACTAATCACAGCAATCTTAAGAATTTCCTCAATTAGAACAACCTGAATGATAGACAACACAAGTGGGTAAACAAATTGCATCACTGGTATCATATCTAAATATGCCAAGAATGATTTTGCTACTAAGCTATCGGATGAAAGAGTAGAAGATGGCAAGTTCAAAGTGATGGGGGAGCTAATTCTGCATAAAAAGATGACATATTTGATCCCAGAATCAAAGATGAAGGAAAAGTTTTTAAGAGACATGCATGATACTCCATTGCCTAGGCATCTAGGTTATTTTAAGGCATACAAATATATCATAGAGAGATTCTCCTGGAAAGGAATGAAAGGGGATGTGGTCAAGCATATTCATGTTGCCAACAAAACAATGCAGAGCAAATCTATCCCACAGGCCTAATTCAGTCATTACCCATTTTTAAGAAAAAATAGGAAAGTATATCTATAGACTTTAACATTAGGTTACAAAAGATAAATGGTAAAGACTGCATCTTTGTTGTCGTGGATAGACTCACCAAGTATGCACATTTTTATGCCATATCCTCTTATTTGAAGGCTTCCCAAATTGCTGATTTATTCTTCAAGGAGGTTTCCAAATATATGGGTTACCTAAGAACATTGTTAGTGGCAGCAACAACGGATTTTTGAGTCACTTTTGGCAAGAATTGTTTCATTTGGCAGGAACAAAGCTCAACGCTAGCATGAGTTATCTCCCCCAGATGAATGGGCAAATTAAAATTCTCAACGAATGGATCAAAGGGTACATAAGAAGTTACATTCATAGGCAACAAACAGCTTGAGTCAAGTGGTTACATTTGAGAGATCACTGTCATAACACCTCCTACTGTATGGCCATAGGTATGTCATCTTTCATGGCTTTGTCTGGATATAATGCTCAAACCTTTGTGGATCTTGCAATCATAAAAACAAGGTGCCCAGAGCAACAGATATGATCAAGCAAAGTCAAGAGGTATTGAAATCCCCCAAGGACCATCTTCAACGTGTCCAAAACCAACAGAAACTCTATGATGACCAGCAACGTACTAAAAGAGTGTTTAAAGTTGGAGAGATTGTTCACCTAAGGCTGAAACCCTATAGCCATCCTTAATTGAAGAATAAAGGAGCATAAAAGTTGAAACCCAAATTCTTTGGTCCCTACAAGATTATAAGAAAGATAGGAAAAGTAGCCAATGAACAAGAGCTACCCAAAAACAATGAAATCCACAACATCTTCCATGTTTcttgtcttaaaaggcattgggGCAGCACATTACTGCCGTCCAAAGCCTTGCCACATTTGCATGATGAAGGAAGACTCATTTTGACACCAAAAGCTATCACTGATACTCAAGAAAGAAAGTTGAGGAATAGAACCATTAGCGAGTAGTTGGTGAGGTGGAAGAATCTACCAACTGAAGATGCTACATGAGAAGGAGCCAACATCTTGAAGCAACCAAATTTGGATTGCTCAAGGGCAAGCAATCTCAGGGAATGAGGACTATCATGTCCCCTTTTCCCACAAGATTCTGGATTAATCCATAAGCCTTATTTTAATTTCTCATGGGCTTACAAAAAGTAACATAGAGAAATGTAAGTGTTTAAATTGGGCATCTAGATTATAGGGCCGCTAGTGTTAAGTAgcaagttaaaacattttaaaaataatgtcaGCAAGTATTGTGTATGGGTGTATgttcaaggaaaggaaaagaaattgaaacttgCACATTTAATCAAGATACGTTTTGAGAGAAGGCATGCTTGTTAATCCATTGATTTCAATCGAATAAATTGGATATCTTGTCTGTCTGTTATTGGAGATTGGAGGATAGAAACCCCCTGATTTCCATTGCTAGTTAGCGGATGAATACTACTGAACCAACCTCAACAACCTCACACAAAGCTTGTATTTGGGATTCACTGATTTGCTGTTCAAGTGGCTCCTACAGTGCCTGTTTTTCTGAATATTTAGGCGTCTCTCTTAGCACCTAGGAATTGTGGTTCTGATTGTTATAGATTGCTATATCTCTAATAATAATATTGCTACTACCGTTGTTCTTAAAAGTTCTAGCAAACTGAATTGTCTATAAATGTAATTCTTCGTTGTAATAAGAGGATTAACTAGTTATTGCAAACTGCTGTGTTGATTGATCATTATGCAAGGGTTTATCATTCATTTTTGCATATGTTGTTAAGTATATTATCTGTTGCAGTAAATGTAATTTGAAATAAGATTTAATCATTGGGATCCCATGGAGTTAaatctatgttaccccgagtttccgagaCGGGgacatgttgtgaccttttcacacatcgtcccattgctaacggggaccccctctttgctagcttcctgcgttgttaggttagggttttggctgcttagtgggcaattttgcatttcccgtgcccgagtctcagagttttgatcatgcctagtgccgtctagggtttttgaagtgttaggatcaagttgcaaaagatgatattttaatgatcctaagttttgctaagtgttCGACCTATtgaacgttaacgtgtttttaaacacgcgcatcaagtgattttaaagtgccaagatattcacagaccttttggagttgttttctcgctcctaaggtaatatttaagttggttttgcactttattccaatattttcctagcgtttcgctcatatttttggaaaattagtataagtccagttaaatttaaagttgttgagtgattttgagtggttaaaatgataaaatcctaagggaaatccttattccaagggttaaagggtcaaaatccatgctagaggtgattttcccctcacattccagactacccaacccattcccccactcaaaatccatactacaaatGGGTTTCCCCTGGAGTCCatactggccactaatttcccccactgtttatccacaccTGGAGCGATTTTCCCCTTGAAAtgttaaaatttggctaagtgtcaggatttatccagactaccatcgaatttcccctgggagtgcggactggagtgcaaggataataggatttttgtgacaactaagtgaagATTTTTGTCAGGATTTTTATCCAGACAGAGGTCGATTTTCCCCTGAgcatttttgtaaggatttttgtccggatttttatctAGACAGGGATCTATTTTCCActgggaacattatgaagagttttgagtccggatttttatctagactgaggtcgaatttccaccagggaggtattttTTCAAGTTAAGTGAGTTTTGAATGTGGATTTTTGTCTAGACActcatcgaatttcccctggggggtGATTTTTGCAAATTGAGTGCATTTTggtctggatttttgtccaaactcatatcgattttcccctgggatgGTTTTTATGTGTATTTTGATGAAATTGAGCATAGATTTTtgtccaagcatgggtcgaatttcccctatggggcaaattttgacacttggtgatttttgaagagatttttttaatcccaacctatagcgatttttccctggaggctttattttggatttaaattgaaatattttaataaaaagccccattttttattgcttttaaatgattattaaatgattatttaaaatttaaaagcaaatttaataacttgcaataattattaaatgtttgaaccttctagaagcaagttagggtttcaccaagcaagtatttatacaagtgttttttatcctacattgcttgtgtggtgaaagtgaaagatgaaagcaactatatgagaggaacttcagcattattttattattatttctgccaggtgtctccatgaaagcgatttttctccaagttgggcgaatttttagcaaggcatttttgttaagtgtgggattgaggatttattttcctccattttttccagcttgctgatttattcctccttggctgccattaaagaccagtttcagattttcgattttgctaagtttggcaattttttccaaatttagcattTTTGGGTGAAAGTTGGCAAATTCATGATTGGaaacttgggcgatttttcctccaccatttttgctgttgttcagaccttcattgctgcagattgctgccattaacaacaattttcagaattttaaaattttcaatttttgctAAGGCAGGCaaattttttgtgtttggggtatccgaccccaacttgggcgatttttccaaATTGCTGCCATCCTTCATTGTTGCAGATCAGAGCTACCATTGACATCAAATTTTCAGAATTCTATTTTGGCGCTAGACTTGGGGAAAATTCGATTTTGCTTGGGAGGTGTTTTGGTgccatgttttgatgattttcatgcatgtttggtggctgccatcacttccagcctgctgattcgcttcagatctgaggtttgctttagattttgacctccattaatggctgccattaattttcagacttaagttttttgcccagccaattccaacttaaacatttagcattCGGAGGCattttatggagttttctgtgcactttttagaccatcatatcgctgttgcaggtctgaaactccattgttaggcggttgtcctcagaaattttcatttctagcCACCTAACCAActttggcgaatttgcttggggttgtttccttagcaatttttcatcattttcaaggatttaaaccactttgcaaggtgctggtaagtctgaagtgttcgattttcagacttgtcctcagaaaactaaatttttaccagccatacttacattccagaaaatgattgttttcatcaacaaaactgatttttattgattttatgcacattttgaagattacaacatgtttttGAAAGTCTgatttttcaggttgtcttcaaaattttgacctccattgttgactgcagaaggtgtcttcagacattcaccgtgtgaaaacacaacctttcacacctttccttagtcatcatcaatccgatatactcctttgcattctttgcttgcatattttctaagcataaggaggtataaatgaattttatggaaggcttccatgccttagtgttgtcacactttaaacgtaattgctaaaatttaccaagtgtatggattattttcctaactccatgctctaaattagctaaatctttagaaagtcaggaattttattacaagtatttACTTTTATCCTAGGACTAACTTCCAGCTTCATACAGGTGCGGTGTCAAAATtaggatacaaggaaaggaaagagctattGAAGACGTTGGAGACTGTattttatccagagtttaagatttcatccagatggaagatcactgataccaacatgcatttcctagacttcgaccagatgcagcgtcggatgttcggatccagagataaggttccttctccagcatatgcgaatattatgaagagtggcattttccatgccgctgggtttccacaatccatacagtgcagtgagttgatcctggagtgtgcacgatgttacgatccactcacaagaatgatcaagagtcccaagggcgttgtcatcgcctatcttgctgaggatgccattgctgaggtgttcggaattccacgcagTACAgatatgaaggatgtgaccaaggaagattatgcagacagatacacgaagaagatgggtgtatgcaagagtttaattaagaaagagtggatgattgaacctaggaatcatcattccaaggctcccaagacacttatgtgcgtagattttaaggaggaatatagtgatttgatattcctactcaacagagtgatgggaatgacgcagggagcaatatttcatggatggatgttctacttcatccaagattgtcttagaggaacactagtgaattggtccaagatcatAAGCGACAATCTAGATTTCCAGTTGAGGAATGTAGAgcagtccaagtcattcgccatgacttcctacctggtatacctgcttgcacggttcgtttcatacagaggattaatatgcaaaggtgaagtcgagaATGGGCAAAGACaatttaagagttatgaatgctacccccagttgagtatgcacagaattgaagactataagagagtgaatgatgcattcactatgtacatcacgcgGATGCTGCAGGGCagatccacagaagattgtccaaggaggcaacagagttaatagaaaaatatggatctcGGTATATACAGttccccactttcacatacctcaggattcatgggtttcaatctgaaccctatagacttcctaggtatcctaccgacagaatgatattgttggaagtggtgagacagcttctagagttcgatgttatccagagagagaagcataggataggaatgacattccctatttcaattgggaagacgtcagaggtctgccaatccgccatagctgccagcactgcaggtgaggagattgcattctacagatttgctacctacaagaaaagagaaaggttCGATCTAGACAAGAAGGccggaaggatcagaggagagaagttcactcataaggttgacatagaagattattgggctaacctgatggacgagcaagcaatgaagagaagaatgtggtccagaatgtcagtggatttcatgaggaagtgtggacttttcctcatccctgatcaggtattagatgatagagatcatacacacccacattatgagaatgaaatgaagaaggcaatcctattgccaaattagTCAGAGTCAAGAAattgacctgaatgtattgatgagagaggtcttgaatttctcccgcacatggatagatatgcagatgaacagattagttgacatgggtgttcccttcacttatgaaaggatgaagccggaagagtctacttccgaggatgatcggaggactgtcagtgatgtcaggattcatgcagacgaagagagtcaagctcccaagagaaggaagaacatgcctggagaagtcaaggctagagggaagaagattgaggatgtgatGAAGAGacagaagactatcattcctccactcatcattccttcaccccctcccagtgtctcatcaatcgaagtgattgaagtatcagaacagaataaggagattcagcagtgttccaacacagtgatactactagagaatactcaggaatttcatgccacagcaacatctgcacctcctgatgagaatgatgaccagccgggatcccctactatccttttggaagttagcttgggaaatgaagtatatgattggactaaggataatcctgatgataatgaggatgttatctcggcattgaaaggacttgatcgagaaatatgtcttgatgatggtatggagatgaccgctattcctgaatggttgaggagaagcatggagaaaagtaaacaaatgatagaggtacagcctattgatgatattgattattacctagctaggagtgctaagaataaggagcccaagagagcggagattttgttgcacatagctagagatgagacaggaatgcggattgcgcagattgttgttcctagaGCCGGCATGATAGCGGacactgctactcccatggatttccagatcacttaaGTTGCCCTTGGTCATCCATCCGCAGGGCAGGAATTCCaagagattggtgacaacctccaagcaatcaatgcaaagTTAGACACAGCGATTGCGAAgaatgaaaggtacaaagaagaaaatattagactcaaagagtatattgcagggacaaggtgtggagatcccacccttatttcccctattgcagttgaccatggaatacattcacactgcgaggtagtgagaggtacacactcagaggtggaaaagtggattgaaagcacaaggaagcaggcagatgatttccttactcaatttgtccaagcatatgataagacaacaacgcttgtattcagaatccagtatttggagggagtttgggaagaattccggcctatccaagagaagactattccacgcctcctggcattgaagaaggttcctaattccaccttggtcaacgagaacattgtgcacagtggagacatatataatttccatggctggtattgcactagccttgaagaaatcagcttatgagaacgcccaatcgagttgtatggagatggaaggattaattcaagacattcagatgaaaatccttgcctcgattgaggaattattgggtgttgatgttagtgatgctagtggtttacacttagccgaattaagagacaagatgaaatttatgtatttttgccagttggattCTTTgtagaagagtcagatagatgacttggtctctttgttgattcatgttcataattcgcagaagctcatgcctgaatgggagaacactttgaatgcttgctcggattcattggatgtgattgatttacagcaggataccttgcctagcatttccatggagttagattcagtattggctaga
The nucleotide sequence above comes from Cryptomeria japonica chromosome 11, Sugi_1.0, whole genome shotgun sequence. Encoded proteins:
- the LOC131063139 gene encoding ycf20-like protein isoform X2 codes for the protein MAIKITQSLVRNPDPLRYPSPSVAESTVCSWNSRKANSTWKGFIHFRIASTPPFRNKGDSSKRGARQVSFVLDTGANSDRNEGTVNEDIPRTGLGSTRLGRIIQASGSRLLNKINGARSNFPMKTFLLLLGYYTANALATIIGQTGDWDVLVAGIVVAAIEGIGILMYRNPIPIRKLQSLVVMVNFWKAGVCLGLFVDAFKLGS
- the LOC131063139 gene encoding ycf20-like protein isoform X1, translating into MKVLNNMAIKITQSLVRNPDPLRYPSPSVAESTVCSWNSRKANSTWKGFIHFRIASTPPFRNKGDSSKRGARQVSFVLDTGANSDRNEGTVNEDIPRTGLGSTRLGRIIQASGSRLLNKINGARSNFPMKTFLLLLGYYTANALATIIGQTGDWDVLVAGIVVAAIEGIGILMYRNPIPIRKLQSLVVMVNFWKAGVCLGLFVDAFKLGS